Proteins encoded by one window of Pelorhabdus rhamnosifermentans:
- the dnaN gene encoding DNA polymerase III subunit beta, which yields MKLTCTREQLNHAVQTVQKAIATKTPMQILTGIYLSAKNNQLELQATDYEIGITCTIEANIEEEGISVLSGKMFQEMVRHLSGDNVHIESSTEDRTVKITSNFAQFNLLCLPAEEFPVLKPLTHENVLSIKDNVLRDMIKKTIFACAIEDSRPIFTGALLEANNQNVTMVATNTHRLALKRDAIDSFEGLIKMIIPSKILNELARLLTSDIPFDVNISWQKNQVAFSFDNVYIVSRLIEGTFPEYQKVIPNDFVTIVTVNCDQFLDAVERVSLIARDGDYNVIKFSFKGNQITIHSNNPELGKASETIEADIKGNELDIAFNAKYVSDILKNVTTDELTFSLNTPLSPAAIQPLHDDQYIYIITPVRSN from the coding sequence ATGAAATTAACATGTACAAGAGAACAACTAAATCACGCTGTTCAAACAGTTCAAAAAGCTATTGCAACTAAAACGCCTATGCAAATTCTCACAGGCATTTATTTATCAGCTAAAAACAATCAATTAGAATTACAGGCAACAGATTATGAAATAGGTATTACTTGTACAATTGAAGCAAATATTGAAGAAGAAGGAATCAGTGTTTTGTCAGGAAAGATGTTCCAAGAAATGGTACGCCATTTATCAGGTGACAACGTGCACATCGAATCCTCTACAGAAGATCGAACAGTAAAAATCACTTCAAATTTTGCTCAGTTTAATTTATTATGCTTACCTGCTGAAGAATTTCCTGTACTGAAACCATTAACACATGAAAATGTATTATCAATAAAAGACAATGTATTACGTGATATGATAAAAAAGACCATTTTTGCCTGTGCAATAGAAGATTCACGCCCGATCTTTACAGGTGCATTACTTGAAGCAAACAATCAAAATGTTACTATGGTTGCAACAAATACTCATCGCTTAGCACTCAAAAGAGATGCCATTGATAGTTTTGAAGGACTAATTAAAATGATCATCCCATCTAAAATTCTAAATGAACTTGCCCGGTTATTAACATCAGATATTCCATTTGACGTTAATATTTCTTGGCAAAAAAATCAGGTAGCTTTTTCATTTGATAATGTTTATATTGTTTCAAGGCTCATCGAAGGAACTTTCCCTGAATATCAAAAAGTTATCCCCAACGATTTTGTTACAATTGTCACCGTAAATTGTGATCAATTCTTAGATGCTGTTGAACGCGTATCTTTAATTGCTCGCGATGGCGATTATAATGTCATTAAATTTTCCTTTAAAGGAAACCAAATTACTATTCATTCAAATAATCCAGAACTTGGTAAGGCTTCTGAAACAATTGAAGCTGATATCAAAGGCAATGAATTGGATATTGCTTTTAATGCCAAATATGTGAGCGATATTTTGAAAAATGTTACAACTGATGAACTTACTTTTTCGTTAAATACTCCTCTTAGCCCGGCAGCGATTCAACCGCTTCATGATGATCAATATATTTATATCATTACACCTGTACGATCAAACTAA
- the yidD gene encoding membrane protein insertion efficiency factor YidD: protein MKWVILLCIRFYQIAISPFKPATCRFIPTCSEYARLAVEKHGAVRGGWMAIKRICRCHPFHPGGYDPV from the coding sequence ATGAAATGGGTTATATTACTATGCATTCGCTTTTATCAGATTGCAATTTCTCCTTTTAAACCGGCGACATGCCGGTTTATTCCGACATGCAGTGAATATGCGCGTTTGGCTGTTGAAAAGCACGGGGCTGTCAGAGGTGGTTGGATGGCGATAAAACGGATATGCCGTTGTCATCCTTTTCATCCCGGTGGGTATGATCCTGTTTAG
- the rpmH gene encoding 50S ribosomal protein L34 — protein MKRTFQPNTLWKKRTHGFRERMKTQGGRLVLKKRRARGRKKLSA, from the coding sequence ATGAAACGCACATTTCAACCGAATACTTTGTGGAAGAAAAGAACGCATGGTTTTCGTGAACGGATGAAAACTCAAGGTGGACGTCTTGTTTTGAAAAAAAGACGTGCTAGAGGCAGAAAAAAACTGTCTGCATAA
- a CDS encoding RNA-binding S4 domain-containing protein yields MELIEINTESIQLDQFLKWAGIVETGGQVKNWLADQMITLNGQLVTEKRKKLKDKDKITIKGLGSYQVVVVKNAN; encoded by the coding sequence ATGGAACTTATTGAAATAAATACAGAGTCTATTCAATTAGATCAATTTTTGAAATGGGCAGGTATCGTCGAAACAGGCGGTCAAGTAAAAAATTGGTTAGCTGATCAGATGATTACCTTAAATGGTCAGCTAGTAACGGAAAAACGCAAAAAATTAAAAGATAAAGATAAGATTACAATAAAAGGGCTCGGCTCTTATCAAGTGGTTGTTGTAAAAAATGCGAATTGA
- a CDS encoding DciA family protein, with the protein MEKIAVVIPKAFQKLGLHHKFRMEMIFYRWHEIVGAEIACHTRPISMNHGLLFVAVNSSVWCHHLMMMKESLIKKLNHFAQSKVVTDIKYQTGSIQRQENSDKGEIELSLSAKIRSILLTKEEVAQIRQLTDSIETQELRQHVFSLLVKDCKLTKYKKDQHYHPCAKCRTLCPPQDTYCTVCSIEARQMRIGEIYKVLKEAPWLQYRECKNFIECSAFEFRKARQQLILQMIREMEKTVPPPLVESTLVMLLTSTKPEFLNNDLIEKTMSKVRRKKNVFAYRQ; encoded by the coding sequence TTGGAAAAGATCGCCGTTGTTATTCCGAAAGCTTTTCAAAAATTAGGTCTTCATCATAAATTTCGTATGGAAATGATTTTTTATCGTTGGCATGAGATTGTTGGAGCAGAAATTGCTTGTCATACTCGCCCTATATCAATGAATCATGGACTACTTTTTGTGGCTGTAAATAGTTCTGTATGGTGTCATCACCTGATGATGATGAAAGAATCGCTCATAAAAAAGTTGAACCATTTTGCTCAAAGCAAAGTTGTTACAGATATTAAGTATCAAACTGGATCCATTCAACGACAAGAAAATTCTGATAAAGGAGAAATTGAGCTTTCACTTTCAGCGAAAATCCGTTCTATTTTGCTTACAAAAGAAGAAGTAGCGCAGATTCGTCAATTAACTGATTCCATTGAGACGCAAGAATTAAGGCAGCATGTATTTTCGCTACTTGTAAAAGATTGTAAATTAACCAAATATAAAAAGGATCAACATTATCATCCTTGTGCAAAATGTCGTACTCTTTGTCCTCCTCAGGATACGTATTGTACTGTTTGTTCCATTGAAGCTCGTCAGATGCGGATTGGAGAAATTTATAAAGTGCTCAAGGAAGCGCCTTGGCTTCAATATCGAGAATGTAAAAATTTTATTGAATGCTCAGCTTTTGAATTTCGCAAAGCACGACAGCAGCTTATTTTGCAGATGATCAGAGAAATGGAAAAAACAGTACCCCCGCCTCTTGTTGAATCTACATTAGTGATGCTACTCACATCGACGAAACCTGAATTTCTTAATAACGATTTAATTGAGAAAACCATGAGTAAAGTCAGGAGGAAAAAAAATGTTTTTGCATATCGGCAGTGA
- the gyrB gene encoding DNA topoisomerase (ATP-hydrolyzing) subunit B, with amino-acid sequence MSTNDTDMINEKKLEDTPINGHLTENEIEAVTSTSGHYGAKQIQVLEGLEAVRKRPGMYIGSTSSRGLHHLVYEVVDNAIDESLAGYCDTVHVFIHPDNSITVTDNGRGIPVDMHAIGLPAVEVVMTVLHAGGKFGGEGYKVSGGLHGVGVSVVNALSEWLEVKVKRGGFVYDMRFERGATARKLRKIGTTDETGTEVTFKPDSEIFEELEYHFDILRQRLRELAYLNRGLSIDIIDERTDVRQSYCFEGGIVSFVEHLNQNKDVLQPQPIYLNGSKDKTIVEIALQYNDSYTENLFSFVNNIHTQEGGTHLSGFKIALTRTINDYARKLNQLKENDENLSGDDIREGLTGVISLKVQDPQFEGQTKTKLGNSEVRGIVDSIVSEGLSEFFEENPAITKKIIEKTIMASRAREAARKARELTRRKSALEISSLPGKLADCSIKDPMQTEIYLVEGDSAGGSAKQGRDRRFQAILPLRGKILNVEKARLDKILNNEEIRSMITAFGNGIGEEFDLEKSRYGKIIIMTDADVDGAHIRTLLLTFFYRYMKPLLENGRVYIAQPPLYLIKKGRESWYVYSDDEMGRLLGKIGRDNISVQRYKGLGEMNPEQLWDTTMNPEGRTNLQVTLEDGMMADEIFSILMGDKVEPRRKFIEDYAHTVKNLDI; translated from the coding sequence ATGAGTACAAACGATACAGATATGATAAATGAAAAAAAATTAGAAGACACGCCAATTAACGGTCATTTGACAGAAAATGAAATTGAGGCCGTCACATCCACATCAGGCCATTATGGTGCTAAGCAAATTCAGGTTTTAGAAGGCTTGGAAGCTGTTCGTAAACGGCCTGGTATGTATATTGGCAGTACTTCGTCAAGGGGATTACATCATTTAGTATATGAAGTAGTTGATAATGCTATTGATGAATCATTAGCAGGCTATTGTGATACGGTACATGTATTTATTCATCCGGATAATAGCATTACTGTGACAGATAATGGCCGCGGTATTCCTGTTGATATGCATGCCATTGGACTACCTGCAGTAGAGGTAGTTATGACGGTTCTTCATGCCGGTGGTAAATTTGGTGGTGAGGGATATAAGGTATCAGGCGGTTTACATGGTGTTGGTGTTTCTGTTGTTAATGCTTTGAGTGAATGGCTGGAAGTGAAGGTGAAGCGCGGTGGTTTTGTCTATGATATGCGTTTTGAACGGGGGGCTACGGCTCGCAAGCTAAGAAAAATTGGTACAACAGATGAGACAGGAACAGAAGTTACATTTAAGCCGGATAGTGAAATATTTGAGGAATTAGAATATCATTTTGACATATTGAGACAGAGGCTTAGAGAACTGGCTTATCTTAATCGAGGCTTATCGATTGATATTATTGACGAAAGAACGGATGTAAGACAAAGTTATTGTTTTGAAGGTGGTATTGTTTCTTTTGTCGAGCATTTAAATCAGAATAAAGATGTTTTGCAGCCGCAGCCGATTTACCTCAATGGCAGTAAAGATAAAACGATTGTTGAAATTGCTCTACAATATAATGATAGTTATACGGAAAATTTATTTTCCTTTGTTAATAACATTCATACTCAGGAAGGCGGAACCCATTTAAGTGGATTTAAAATTGCCCTGACCCGTACGATTAATGATTATGCTCGTAAGCTTAATCAGTTGAAAGAAAATGATGAAAATTTAAGTGGTGATGATATTCGTGAGGGCTTGACAGGTGTCATTAGCTTAAAAGTCCAAGATCCGCAATTTGAAGGTCAAACAAAAACAAAATTAGGGAATAGTGAAGTTCGCGGTATTGTGGATTCCATTGTTAGTGAGGGCTTATCAGAGTTTTTTGAGGAAAATCCGGCGATTACGAAGAAAATCATTGAAAAAACGATTATGGCGTCTCGTGCACGTGAAGCAGCACGGAAAGCGCGTGAATTAACGCGTCGCAAAAGCGCATTGGAAATCAGTTCTTTACCAGGAAAATTAGCTGATTGTTCCATCAAAGATCCTATGCAAACAGAAATTTATCTTGTTGAGGGTGATTCTGCTGGTGGTAGCGCAAAACAAGGTCGTGATAGGAGATTTCAGGCAATTTTGCCATTGCGTGGTAAAATATTAAATGTAGAAAAAGCGCGATTGGATAAGATATTAAATAATGAAGAAATTCGCTCCATGATTACAGCTTTTGGTAATGGTATTGGTGAAGAATTTGATTTAGAAAAGAGTCGTTATGGAAAAATTATCATTATGACAGATGCCGATGTGGATGGAGCGCATATTCGAACATTACTCTTAACCTTCTTTTATCGCTATATGAAGCCGCTGCTCGAAAATGGACGAGTATATATTGCTCAGCCTCCTTTATATTTAATCAAAAAGGGTCGGGAAAGCTGGTATGTGTACAGTGATGATGAAATGGGTCGTTTACTGGGTAAAATCGGACGAGACAATATTAGTGTGCAACGCTACAAAGGTCTTGGCGAAATGAATCCCGAGCAATTATGGGATACGACGATGAATCCAGAAGGCCGCACGAATCTTCAAGTAACATTAGAAGACGGTATGATGGCTGATGAAATTTTTTCGATATTAATGGGAGATAAGGTAGAACCACGTCGGAAATTTATCGAAGATTATGCTCATACTGTAAAAAATCTTGATATTTAA
- the remB gene encoding extracellular matrix regulator RemB: MFLHIGSDYVIPLKNIVTITDMTAVKSGINQKFITAKRNEKKVEDISDGNAKSFIVTDNKVYLSAISSITLKKRAGYIKAEPQEDREEE, encoded by the coding sequence ATGTTTTTGCATATCGGCAGTGACTATGTTATTCCTTTAAAAAATATTGTAACAATTACGGATATGACAGCTGTAAAATCCGGTATTAATCAAAAGTTTATTACAGCGAAACGCAATGAAAAAAAAGTAGAAGATATTTCTGATGGCAATGCAAAAAGCTTTATTGTTACAGATAATAAAGTTTATTTATCAGCTATTTCATCAATTACGTTGAAAAAGCGAGCTGGATATATTAAAGCAGAACCTCAGGAAGATAGGGAAGAAGAGTAA
- the dnaA gene encoding chromosomal replication initiator protein DnaA, producing MAAVWEQVLSIMKKEVIKPIFDTWIKSTIPLSMTETTFEIGTPKQFIKDWLERRYRPMIEQTVQFVTKKPLEIIFTNLNLEDEEEEVETEETSEIPVETTSTADKIQVIEHNNSNNIMTPVEEKPSKTPQEDSASTLNPKYVFETFVIGNSNRFAHAASLAVAEVPAKVYNPFFIYGGVGLGKTHLMHAIGHRILEHHPDSKVLYISSEKFTNELINSIRDGNPDSFRNKYRNIDVLLVDDIQFLSKKEHTQEEFFHTFNTLHDANKQIIISSDRAPKEIPTLEDRLRSRFEWGLITDIQPPDLETRIAILRKKALLEKLNVPNDVMVYIASRIDNNIRELEGALIRVMAYASLTNKAINLDLCAESLKDILPNDRPKQITNELIQDEVANFFKIKLDDLSAKKRTRNITFPRQIAMYLCRELTDTSLPRIGEIFGGRDHTTVIHAHDKISRERNEDSKLNTTILELIKRIENN from the coding sequence ATGGCGGCTGTCTGGGAACAAGTACTCAGTATTATGAAAAAAGAAGTCATTAAGCCCATCTTTGACACATGGATAAAATCAACTATCCCTTTGTCGATGACAGAGACAACCTTTGAAATTGGCACACCAAAACAATTTATTAAAGACTGGTTAGAACGTCGTTACCGCCCTATGATTGAGCAAACTGTTCAATTTGTCACAAAAAAACCATTAGAGATCATTTTTACTAATCTTAATTTAGAAGATGAGGAAGAAGAAGTGGAAACAGAAGAAACTTCCGAAATCCCCGTTGAAACAACTTCAACTGCCGACAAAATCCAAGTCATTGAACATAACAACTCAAACAACATCATGACTCCTGTTGAAGAAAAGCCATCCAAAACGCCACAGGAAGATTCTGCATCTACACTCAATCCCAAATATGTATTTGAAACCTTTGTGATTGGAAATTCCAATCGTTTTGCTCATGCAGCTTCACTAGCTGTAGCTGAAGTACCAGCCAAGGTATATAATCCTTTTTTCATTTATGGCGGAGTTGGTCTTGGAAAAACTCATCTCATGCATGCTATTGGTCATCGCATATTAGAACATCATCCAGATAGTAAAGTTCTATATATTTCGAGTGAAAAATTTACAAACGAGCTCATTAATTCTATTCGCGATGGTAATCCCGACAGTTTTAGAAACAAATATCGCAATATCGATGTACTACTTGTTGATGATATCCAGTTTTTATCGAAAAAAGAACATACACAAGAAGAATTTTTCCACACATTTAATACGCTTCATGACGCAAATAAACAAATTATCATATCGAGTGATCGTGCCCCAAAAGAAATTCCCACCCTCGAAGACAGACTGAGATCCAGATTTGAATGGGGTCTTATTACAGATATTCAACCACCTGACCTTGAGACGAGGATTGCTATATTACGTAAAAAAGCGCTCCTCGAAAAACTCAATGTTCCCAATGACGTCATGGTTTACATAGCCAGTCGTATTGATAACAACATTCGTGAGCTTGAAGGTGCTTTAATCCGTGTCATGGCCTATGCTTCACTGACAAACAAGGCCATTAATCTTGATTTATGCGCAGAATCACTCAAAGATATTCTACCAAATGATCGTCCAAAACAAATTACGAATGAACTTATACAAGACGAAGTAGCGAATTTTTTTAAGATTAAATTAGACGACTTGTCCGCAAAAAAAAGAACGCGTAATATCACTTTTCCGCGACAAATTGCCATGTACCTGTGCCGAGAACTCACAGATACTTCACTACCACGTATTGGTGAAATATTTGGTGGTCGTGACCATACAACAGTTATTCATGCACATGACAAAATTAGTCGTGAACGTAATGAAGACTCAAAACTTAACACCACCATTTTAGAGCTAATTAAGCGTATCGAAAATAATTAA
- the larA gene encoding nickel-dependent lactate racemase, translating to MNKEYKMKYGKDELSFSLDSSLIVDELVIKKFPELPDPAAAIREAIRNPIDSKPLNKIVKPGQTVAFIVNDPTRVANSYVFMPILLDELNAVGIPDEDMRIVFALGTHRLMTEQEMIEAVSPAVAKRVKMYNSNCRNKEDFQFFGTTSRGTPVYFNKLVTEVDHIICTGNIVHHFFSGFGGGRKAMLPGVAYYETVRKNHSMMLDPNAVIGKLEGNPIYHDQVEGAEMCRPSFLLNVVLNEKKKFLKVFAGDYIKAHQVACEFVNEVYGARIKQEADLVIATCGGYPKDINVYQLQKTMDNAWCAVKPGGMVILLGECIEGTGSELYEKTMQKYKTPAEVETAIRTDFQIGAHKAYAVTRLMNKAEFVLVSSLDPQLAKTLLFTPAKDMNEALQLAFKKLGSHPSITLMPMGSFTVPHM from the coding sequence ATGAATAAAGAATATAAAATGAAATATGGAAAAGATGAATTGTCTTTTTCACTTGATTCTTCTCTAATTGTGGATGAATTAGTCATTAAGAAATTTCCTGAATTGCCTGACCCAGCTGCAGCAATTCGAGAAGCTATCCGCAATCCAATTGATTCTAAACCACTCAACAAAATCGTTAAACCTGGTCAAACAGTCGCTTTTATTGTCAATGACCCCACTCGTGTCGCAAATAGCTACGTCTTTATGCCCATTCTATTAGATGAGCTAAATGCCGTAGGCATACCTGATGAAGATATGCGAATTGTCTTTGCTCTAGGCACGCATCGCCTAATGACGGAGCAGGAAATGATTGAAGCAGTTAGTCCAGCTGTTGCAAAACGAGTAAAAATGTATAACAGCAACTGTAGAAATAAAGAAGACTTTCAATTTTTTGGTACTACATCGCGTGGAACGCCTGTCTATTTTAATAAACTCGTTACTGAAGTCGATCATATCATTTGCACAGGCAATATTGTTCATCACTTTTTCTCTGGGTTTGGCGGTGGCCGTAAAGCCATGCTTCCCGGTGTAGCTTATTATGAAACAGTTCGGAAAAATCATTCTATGATGTTAGACCCAAATGCAGTGATTGGTAAATTAGAAGGTAATCCCATTTATCATGATCAGGTCGAGGGAGCAGAAATGTGCCGCCCCTCATTTCTCCTCAATGTTGTGCTTAATGAAAAAAAGAAATTTTTAAAAGTTTTTGCTGGTGATTATATAAAAGCCCATCAAGTCGCCTGCGAGTTTGTCAATGAGGTATATGGAGCAAGAATTAAGCAGGAAGCCGACCTTGTTATTGCTACCTGTGGCGGCTATCCAAAAGATATTAACGTCTACCAGTTACAAAAGACGATGGATAATGCGTGGTGCGCTGTCAAGCCGGGTGGCATGGTTATCCTCTTAGGTGAATGTATCGAAGGTACAGGATCAGAATTATATGAAAAAACCATGCAAAAATATAAAACTCCCGCTGAAGTAGAAACAGCTATTCGAACTGATTTTCAAATTGGTGCACATAAAGCCTATGCTGTAACACGTTTAATGAATAAGGCGGAATTCGTCCTTGTTTCTTCCCTAGATCCTCAGCTTGCTAAGACACTCCTTTTCACACCCGCCAAAGATATGAATGAAGCATTGCAACTGGCGTTTAAAAAATTAGGCTCTCATCCAAGCATTACACTCATGCCAATGGGAAGCTTCACTGTTCCCCATATGTAA
- the recF gene encoding DNA replication/repair protein RecF (All proteins in this family for which functions are known are DNA-binding proteins that assist the filamentation of RecA onto DNA for the initiation of recombination or recombinational repair.) — MRIDQVKLRHYRNYDECTLAFPDNINVFIGKNAQGKTNLLEALYLAILGKSYRSAHDEELIQFVQEQCMVRLDISLYDAQHEITLQFRRGQKKEISLDQDTIRQNQLIGLFHAVLFSPDDLYLLKGAPAERRRFLDIEISQISPVYYKQLLHYNRIVLQRNTLLKNIREKKASESLLIPWDENLAEIGSYLVYKRLYTIQKLALLAREMHEQLTGCAEKLVVTYIQHGHEDAILSDDRVVIAQWLKNKLIESHEKDIWRGSTSVGPHRDDLGFTINSIDTKTYGSQGQQRTAILSLKLAELEYIKVETGEYPFLLLDDVMSELDMNRRSYLLEFIKNRIQTFITATDESDFPKNHFGKVYTIEQGRVK, encoded by the coding sequence ATGCGAATTGATCAAGTTAAACTAAGGCATTATCGGAATTATGATGAATGCACCTTAGCCTTTCCAGACAATATCAATGTATTCATTGGTAAAAATGCACAAGGAAAAACAAATTTACTTGAAGCTCTTTATCTGGCGATATTAGGTAAATCTTATCGTTCTGCTCATGATGAAGAGCTCATTCAATTTGTCCAAGAGCAATGTATGGTGAGACTTGATATAAGCCTTTATGATGCACAACATGAAATAACCCTTCAGTTTCGAAGGGGCCAAAAAAAAGAAATTTCATTAGATCAAGATACTATAAGGCAAAATCAGCTAATAGGATTATTTCATGCTGTACTTTTTTCACCTGATGATCTCTATTTATTAAAAGGCGCACCAGCAGAACGGCGGCGTTTTTTAGATATTGAAATATCACAGATCAGTCCTGTTTATTATAAACAGCTATTACACTATAATCGCATTGTTTTACAGCGTAATACACTGCTGAAAAATATCAGGGAAAAAAAAGCATCGGAAAGCTTGCTAATTCCCTGGGATGAGAACTTGGCTGAAATTGGTTCTTATCTTGTGTACAAGCGTCTTTATACTATTCAAAAATTAGCTCTACTTGCTCGTGAGATGCATGAGCAATTAACTGGTTGTGCTGAAAAACTAGTTGTTACATATATTCAACACGGTCATGAGGATGCAATACTAAGCGATGATCGCGTGGTTATTGCTCAGTGGCTGAAAAACAAACTCATCGAATCACACGAAAAAGATATTTGGCGTGGTAGTACAAGTGTGGGCCCTCATCGTGATGACCTTGGTTTTACGATTAATTCTATTGATACGAAAACGTATGGTTCGCAAGGACAGCAACGGACAGCTATTTTGTCGCTTAAACTAGCTGAATTAGAATATATCAAAGTCGAAACAGGCGAATACCCTTTTTTGTTGCTTGATGATGTGATGAGTGAATTGGATATGAATCGACGAAGTTATTTGCTGGAGTTTATCAAAAATCGTATTCAAACATTTATTACGGCTACAGATGAAAGTGATTTTCCTAAAAATCATTTTGGAAAAGTTTATACTATTGAACAAGGTCGGGTAAAATAA
- the rnpA gene encoding ribonuclease P protein component, translating into MIKKYGLVKAQLLRKNKNYQFVYRVGKSYANKMAVLYVLKNSLQQHRIGFVTGKRLGGAVIRNRVKRLFKEAFRLNQAKLAPGCDLVVIGRAPVVGQSQAAVTQSLMDLCRKAKVLL; encoded by the coding sequence ATGATTAAAAAGTATGGTTTAGTGAAGGCACAGTTGCTTAGAAAAAATAAGAACTATCAATTTGTTTACCGTGTGGGTAAATCTTATGCTAATAAAATGGCTGTGCTTTATGTTTTGAAGAATTCTTTACAGCAACATCGGATCGGTTTTGTAACAGGCAAACGTTTAGGCGGGGCTGTTATACGAAATCGGGTTAAGCGTTTATTTAAAGAAGCGTTTCGTTTAAATCAGGCTAAATTAGCGCCTGGTTGTGATCTAGTAGTTATTGGCCGGGCTCCTGTAGTTGGGCAGAGCCAAGCGGCGGTCACACAATCTTTAATGGATTTATGTAGGAAAGCAAAAGTATTATTGTAG
- a CDS encoding YidC/Oxa1 family membrane protein insertase — protein MLGFANYGVAIILLTIVIKMALYPLTVKQVKSMKSMQELQPKIKEMQAKYKGNPEKLNKEMAAFYKTAGVNPLAGCLPLIIQMPFLIGIFYAIRDFQYAGQTGFLWLSDLSHPDPYYILPVLSALTTYIQQKQTTTEMTQQNKMMMIFMPLFVGYISFTFPSGLVLYWSVGNLIQIAQQWFMYRKKATGAQEEAN, from the coding sequence ATGCTTGGGTTTGCTAACTATGGTGTGGCCATTATTTTGCTTACAATTGTTATTAAAATGGCACTGTATCCATTGACGGTGAAGCAGGTCAAATCAATGAAATCGATGCAGGAATTGCAGCCAAAGATTAAAGAAATGCAGGCGAAATATAAAGGAAATCCAGAAAAATTAAATAAAGAAATGGCTGCTTTCTATAAAACAGCTGGTGTCAATCCTTTAGCAGGATGTTTGCCTCTAATTATTCAAATGCCTTTCTTGATTGGTATTTTTTATGCCATTCGGGACTTCCAGTATGCTGGTCAAACGGGTTTTTTATGGCTCAGTGATTTGTCTCATCCTGATCCTTATTATATTTTACCTGTTCTTTCTGCTTTGACGACGTATATTCAACAGAAGCAGACAACAACTGAAATGACTCAGCAGAATAAAATGATGATGATTTTTATGCCATTATTTGTTGGTTATATTAGTTTCACTTTCCCATCGGGTCTTGTACTGTATTGGAGTGTAGGTAATCTGATTCAGATTGCTCAACAATGGTTTATGTACCGGAAAAAAGCTACCGGCGCCCAAGAGGAGGCTAATTAA